From a region of the Citricoccus muralis genome:
- a CDS encoding endonuclease/exonuclease/phosphatase family protein, which translates to MSAFPRVLRRRRVLGGALMPAAAVAVLLAAPAATAAPAIQQTLAAHTSISPAQRVASFDFNDALPENPDLLRQMLWIKEGQVPSAAPENLRVATFSAGLSRSGPGELTEDLSTPGDEQGQQVAETVQRTAPDVVLLTDVDVDGGEELAQSFRTNYLAVGTGGQQGIDYPYMYVAEVNNGVDTGADLDNDGVIGGPGDAFGPGEFAGQHGMVLYSKHPLDTEGIRTFQELPWDSMPGNAIPEDTFSDLERSVLRLSSTSHWDIPVQVGDQTVHVLAARPDDAGDGFGGAERHHDEMRLWADYVSGDPADSGYIVDDEGQSGGLDEGESFILAGEFGPLTGTALHEEEHPSVIAGLLESEAIQDPEPTSRGAGVLTEDEHPMATEVLGREGGDWTVARSDYLLPSSSLTTAASGVFWPQSGQLGSHLTRANAPGGEPGEPNDTTPSEHRLVWTDLDLGSGSD; encoded by the coding sequence ATGAGTGCTTTCCCCCGGGTGCTCCGCCGGCGCAGGGTGCTTGGCGGTGCCCTTATGCCTGCAGCCGCCGTGGCGGTGCTACTTGCCGCACCCGCGGCGACGGCCGCACCGGCCATCCAGCAAACACTCGCGGCACACACCTCGATCTCGCCGGCACAACGCGTGGCCTCCTTCGACTTCAACGACGCCCTTCCCGAGAACCCCGACCTGTTGCGGCAGATGCTGTGGATCAAGGAGGGGCAGGTGCCCTCCGCCGCCCCGGAGAACCTGCGCGTGGCCACCTTCTCGGCCGGGCTGAGCCGCTCCGGCCCCGGAGAGCTGACCGAAGATCTCTCCACCCCCGGAGACGAGCAGGGGCAGCAGGTGGCCGAGACCGTCCAGCGGACCGCGCCGGACGTCGTGCTGCTGACGGACGTGGACGTGGACGGGGGCGAGGAACTCGCCCAGTCCTTCCGGACGAATTACCTGGCCGTCGGGACCGGTGGTCAGCAGGGCATCGACTACCCCTACATGTACGTGGCCGAGGTCAACAACGGTGTGGACACCGGGGCGGACCTGGACAACGACGGCGTCATCGGCGGTCCCGGGGACGCCTTCGGCCCGGGCGAGTTCGCGGGCCAGCACGGCATGGTGCTGTATTCCAAGCATCCCCTGGACACGGAGGGCATCCGCACCTTCCAGGAACTGCCGTGGGATTCCATGCCGGGCAACGCCATCCCGGAGGACACCTTCTCTGATCTCGAGCGGTCCGTCCTGCGGCTCTCGTCCACCTCGCACTGGGACATCCCCGTCCAGGTCGGCGACCAGACCGTGCACGTGCTGGCGGCCCGGCCGGATGATGCCGGAGACGGCTTCGGCGGAGCGGAACGTCACCACGACGAGATGCGGCTGTGGGCGGACTACGTCTCCGGCGACCCGGCAGACTCCGGCTACATCGTGGACGACGAGGGTCAGTCCGGCGGGCTGGACGAGGGCGAATCCTTCATCCTGGCCGGAGAGTTCGGACCGCTGACCGGCACCGCCCTGCACGAGGAGGAGCATCCTTCCGTCATTGCCGGCCTGCTGGAGTCGGAGGCCATCCAGGACCCCGAGCCCACCTCGCGCGGTGCCGGGGTCCTCACCGAGGACGAGCATCCGATGGCCACCGAGGTGCTGGGACGCGAGGGCGGTGACTGGACGGTGGCGCGGTCGGACTACCTGTTGCCGTCTTCCTCCCTGACCACCGCTGCGTCCGGCGTCTTCTGGCCTCAGTCCGGCCAGCTGGGCTCGCACCTCACCCGCGCCAACGCCCCGGGTGGTGAACCGGGGGAGCCCAACGACACCACCCCGAGCGAGCACCGCCTGGTCTGGACCGACCTCGACCTCGGCTCCGGAAGCGACTGA
- a CDS encoding alpha/beta hydrolase yields the protein MRETLSTGHHVVWSRPESQRHGTDLVLVIHGYGANEVRAAQAYFGMLPENATGLAVRGGFEIDAGAAPVMEGTDGAGSGPGPDPGAWGWFLLDYFLANDFAEVVAAAHRVFDLLDAEEVTRSGFRTVSVLGHSQGMAMASTVYRLRPEAFTCVVGLSGFVLSNPLLETLDSPPEGPGPRPFFWGRDVEDLVINPDAIAYTADWLDANTRLTARTYEGMGHGMSAEEARDVRIFLKHALR from the coding sequence GTGCGGGAGACACTGTCCACCGGCCACCACGTGGTCTGGTCACGGCCTGAATCGCAGCGCCACGGCACTGACCTCGTGCTGGTCATCCACGGCTACGGGGCCAACGAGGTCCGGGCCGCCCAGGCCTACTTCGGGATGCTTCCCGAGAACGCCACGGGCCTGGCCGTACGCGGCGGGTTCGAGATCGACGCCGGTGCCGCACCGGTCATGGAGGGCACGGACGGTGCCGGGTCCGGTCCGGGCCCCGATCCGGGTGCCTGGGGATGGTTCCTGCTGGACTATTTCCTGGCGAACGACTTCGCCGAGGTGGTGGCGGCCGCCCACCGGGTCTTCGACCTGCTCGACGCCGAAGAGGTCACCCGGAGCGGATTCCGGACGGTCTCAGTGCTCGGTCACTCGCAGGGGATGGCCATGGCCTCCACGGTGTACCGGCTCCGCCCGGAGGCCTTCACCTGCGTGGTGGGTCTCAGTGGTTTCGTGCTCTCCAACCCATTGCTGGAGACCCTGGACTCACCCCCGGAGGGCCCGGGACCCCGGCCCTTCTTCTGGGGCCGGGACGTGGAGGACCTCGTCATCAACCCGGATGCCATCGCCTACACGGCCGACTGGCTGGACGCCAACACCCGGCTCACGGCCCGCACCTATGAGGGCATGGGGCACGGGATGAGCGCCGAGGAGGCCCGGGACGTCCGGATCTTCCTGAAGCACGCTCTCCGGTAG